A genomic segment from Glycine max cultivar Williams 82 chromosome 1, Glycine_max_v4.0, whole genome shotgun sequence encodes:
- the LOC100802488 gene encoding sugar transport protein 14 gives MAGGGFSDAGTLKRAHLYQYKITGYFIYSCIVGALGGSLFGYDLGVSGGVTSMDDFLIEFFPKVYEKKHAHLVETDYCKYDDQTLTLFTSSLYFAALVSTFGASSVTKNKGRKASILAGSVSFFIGAILNAAARNISMLIIGRILLGVGIGFGNQAVPLYLSEMAPSKVRGAVNQLFQLTTCLGILIANLVNYGTEKLHPWGWRLSLGLATFPAVLMFIGGLFCPETPNSLVEQGRFDEGRAVLEKVRGTPNVDAEFDDLIEASREAKSIKNPFQNLLLRKNRPQLIIGAVAIPAFQQLTGNNSILFYAPVIFQTLGFGSGASLYSSVITSVALVVATLISMAFVDRFGRRAFFLEAGAEMIICMVAMAIVLSVEFGKGKELSYGVSIFLVIVIFLFVLAYGRSWGPLGWLVPSELFPLEIRSAAQSVVVCVNMIFTALVAQFFLVSLCHLKYGIFLLFAAFIVLMSCFVFFLLPETKQVPIEEIYLLFEKHWFWKRVVGEGNNTSGSYV, from the exons ATGGCAGGTGGAGGATTTTCTGATGCTGGAACACTCAAGAGGGCGCATCTTTACCAGTACAAGATTACTGGATATTTCATCTATTCTTGCATTGTTGGAGCTCTTGGTGGTTCTCTATTTGGCTATGATCTTGGTGTTTCAG GTGGAGTTACCTCCATGGATGATTTCCTCATAGAGTTCTTCCCAAAGGTGTATGAAAAGAAGCATGCACATCTTGTGGAGACAGATTATTGTAAATATGATGATCAGACATTGACACTCTTTACTTCATCTCTATACTTTGCTGCTCTTGTGTCCACATTTGGTGCTTCCAGTGTAACAAAAAACAAAGGCAGAAAAGCTAGCATCTTAGCTGGCTCCGTAAGCTTCTTTATAGGAGCTATTCTCAATGCAGCTGCCAGGAACATTTCAATGTTGATCATTGGGCGTATCCTTCTTGGTGTTGGCATTGGATTTGGTAACCAA GCCGTTCCTCTCTATCTTTCAGAAATGGCTCCTTCAAAAGTGAGAGGAGCAGTGAACCAACTCTTTCAGTTAACAACATGCTTGGGAATTTTGATTGCCAACCTTGTGAATTATGGCACCGAGAAGCTTCATCCTTGGGGGTGGAGGCTATCCCTTGGTTTAGCTACATTTCCAGCAGTTTTGATGTTCATTGGAGGGTTGTTTTGTCCTGAGACACCCAACAGTCTTGTGGAACAAGGCAGATTCGACGAAGGACGAGCGGTGTTGGAGAAGGTTAGGGGCACCCCTAATGTTGATGCTGAATTTGATGATCTTATTGAGGCTAGCAGAGAAGCAAAATCTATCAAGAACCCATTCCAGAACCTTCTTCTGAGAAAAAACAGACCCCAGTTAATAATTGGTGCCGTTGCTATTCCTGCATTTCAGCAGTTAACTGGCAACAACTCCATCCTCTTCTATGCTCCTGTCATTTTCCAAACCTTGGGATTTGGCTCTGGAGCATCTTTGTATTCATCTGTTATTACAAGTGTAGCACTTGTTGTTGCCACACTCATCTCAATGGCTTTTGTAGACAGGTTTGGTAGGAGAGCTTTCTTTTTGGAAGCCGGTGCTGAAATGATAATCTGCATG GTTGCTATGGCTATAGTTTTGTCTGTTGAATTTGGAAAGGGCAAAGAACTGTCATATGGTGTTAGTATATTTTTGGTTATAGTTATTTTCCTATTCGTTTTGGCATATGGAAGATCGTGGGGTCCATTGGGATGGTTGGTTCCTAGCGAGCTTTTCCCACTAGAGATAAGGTCAGCAGCACAAAGTGTTGTGGTGTGTGTCAACATGATCTTCACTGCACTTGTGGcacaattcttccttgtatcACTTTGCCACCTCAAATATGGAATCTTCTTACTGTTTGCAGCCTTCATTGTCCTTATGAGTTGCTTTGTTTTCTTCCTCTTGCCCGAAACCAAGCAAGTTCCAATTGAGGAGATTTATCTTCTGTTTGAGAAGCATTGGTTTTGGAAGAGAGTAGTAGGAGAAGGGAACAACACATCTGGGTCATATGtatga